Part of the Wolbachia endosymbiont of Diaphorina citri genome is shown below.
AGTGGAGAGAGGGCAAGTATTGGCAAAACCAGGAACAATAACCCCGCATAAGAAATTTAATGCGGAGGTGTATATATTGAAGAAAGAAGAAGGAGGAAGGCATACACCATTTTTTGGAAATTATCAGCCACAGTTTTATTTAAGGACAACGGATGTAACTGGGAGCATAAAATTGCGAGATGGAAAGGAGATGGTAATGCCAGGGGACAATGTAAGTATAGAAGTGGAGTTGCAAGTACCAATAGCAATGGATAAAGGATTGCGTTTTGCGATAAGAGAAGGTGGTAGAACTGTTGGTTCTGGAGTTGTTTCGGAGATTTTAGAGTGAGTATAGTAACTAAGATGAAGCAAGATATATATATTAGAATTAAAGCTTTCGATTGTTCTTTATTGGAAAAGTGTGTTCGGGAGTTTATTGATCAATTAAAGCAGTTTAATGCAGATTTATCTGGTCCGATTCCGTTGCCAAGAAAAAATTCTAAATTTACTGTTAATAGGTCTCCTCATGTTGATAAAAAATCTCGTGAGCAATTTGAAATGAGAATTTCTAAGCGGTTAATTATTCTACATAATCCTACTTCTACTATGATGAAGATGCTTGCAGATTTATCTTTTTCTGCTGGTGTAGAAATGGATTTAAAGGTTAAGGAAGTTAATATTTAGGAAAAGAAAATGAAGAGAATAAATTCGCTTAGGAGAATTGGGTTGTTAATGACGAATGTTGGCCATACTGCTATGTATTTTGATAATAGTCGCATGGCTGTAACCTTATTGCATCTCAGCGAAACTTATATTATCGATATAAAAGGACAAGATAAATGTGGCTACAATTCAGTCATTTTAGGCGCGGGAGATTTAAAAAAAATAGCAAAACCTCAGTTGGAATATTTAAAGAAAAAGGGTATAAATAGTAAATGTAAATTATACGAAAGTAGATTAACTGATCTATTTGGAATAGAATGTGGTAAAAAGGTGGGGGTTAATCATTTTGTAGTTGGTCAATATCTTGATATTACAGGTTATTCTTTAGGCAAAGGGTTTGCTGGTGTGATGAAGCGGCATAACTTCAGTGGGCTTAGGGCGTCTCATGGCGTTTCTATTGCTCATAGATCACAAGGTTCTACTGGTCAATGTCAAGATCCTGGTAGAGTATTCAAGGGGAAGAAAATGGCTGGTCATTTAGGTAATAGCAGAGTAACTGTACAGAATATGAAAATATTATCCATTGATTATGAAAATAGCATAATTGCTGTAAAGGGTAATAATGTTCCTGGGTTTAAAAACTCTTATGTTTTTGTGAGAGATGCAGTTAAAAAGCCTTTACATAAAGATGTTCCTTTTCCAGTAGGTCTGCTGTTGAATACGAGTGATGATGCTAATAATTTGGTGAGTTAGTTATGGAATGTGAATTAGTTGATCTATCTAATAATAATGTAGGTAGTGTTGAGCTTAATCCTTTGATATTTTCTGCCAAGCAAAAATTGAGTATTTTGCATGATATAGTGAGATGGCAATTAGCAAAGAGAAGAGTTGGTGCTCATAAAACAAAAGGTATCAGTGATGTTTCTGGTACAACAGCTAAACCGTATGGTCAAAAACGTACCGGTAGGGCGAGACAGGGGAGCTTGCGATCTCCTCAGTTTAGAGGTGGTGGAATTATTTTTGGTCCTGTTGTGAGGAGTCATGCTTATTCTCTTAATAAAAAAGTACGCAAATTTGGTTTGAAAATTGCTTTATCTCTAAAATATTTAAATAATCAAGTTATTGTTCTTGATAGTTTAAATATTGATGTGAAGAAAACATCTAAAATGTGTGAATATATTAAAAATTTTAAATTTTCCTCTTTTTTAATAGTTGGTGATTATGGAGATGATTTGTTACGTGCTGCTAAAAATTTGCACTATGTAGATTTAATTAAACCTATTGGGTTAAATGTTTTTGATATATTGAATCACGAATGCGTGATGTTAACAAAAGACACTTTAAAGCATCTTGAAGGTAGATTGTTATGATTAAATATAATAATATAATAAAATCTCCTGTAATCACAGAAAAGACTTCTCTTTTAAGAGAGAAGTTTAATAAATACTCTTTGTATGTTTTTGTAAATGTAAATAAGCGTCAAATAAAATCGGCAATAGAGTCTTTATTTAATGTCAGAACTTCTTCTATAAATGTTATTAGAGTTAAACCTAAATATAGACGTTTTAGGGGTGTGATTGGTTGTAAAAAACAGAGAAAAAAGGTTTATTTTTCTTTGATGGATGGTCAAAAATTAGATATAATGAGCGTTTAGTATGGGTATGAAATTTTTTAATTCTGTTACTCCGTCTTCTCGTGGGACTGTATTAATAAGTAAAGTTGGTTTATCAAAAGATAAGCCGGAGAAGTCTCTTGTATTTGGTAAGAAATCCAGTGGTGGAAGAAATAATCATGGTATAATTACAACTCGTCACAGGGGTGGTGGTCACAAGAAGAAGTATAGACTTATAGATTTTAAACGTAATAGAAGTGATCAGGGTATAGTTGAGAAAATAGAGTATGATCCAAATAGAAGTGGGTTTTTAGCATTAATATCATATAAGGAAGATGATACTAGGTCTTATATATTAGCTCCTCAAGGTATGAAGCCTGGTGATGTTGTGACAGCTGGAGATGATGCTGATATTTTGCCAGGGAATTGTTTACTACTCAAGCACATACCTGTTGGTTCTTTCGTTCATAATGTTGAGCTGAAGCCAGGTAATGGTGCTGCGATTGCTAGAGCTGCTGGTTGTTATGCACAAATCGTTGGTCGTGATGGTCAATATGTTTTATTGCGGCTTAGATCTGGTCAAATTAGGTTGATTTTATCTTCTTGCAAGGCTACTATTGGTGTAGTATCTAACCCTGACCATAAGAATAGAAAGTTGGGTAAAGCTGGGAGAAGTAGGTGGCTTGGGATTAGACCTACTGTACGTGGAGTTGCAATGAATCCGATTGACCATCCTCATGGAGGTGGAGAGGGAAAAACTTCTGGCGGTCGTCATCCTGTTACTCCTTGGGGTGTTGCAACAAAAGGAAAGAAAACTAGGAAAAAAAATAAATCTAGTGATAAGTATATAAAAAAATTGAAAGGTTAATTTATGAGTAGATCTGTATGGAAACCACCTTTTTTACACCCATCTGTACTAAGATTAGTTCAGAGAACTTTAAAAGAGGGTTCTATTAATAAGGTGATAAAAATTCATTCCAGGGCTTCTGTAATTCTTCCTAATTGTTTGGGTTTAAAGTTTGCTGTTTATAATGGTAAAGATTACATTCCTGTTAGTGTTGATAATCAGAATATGATAGGTCATAAATTTGGTGAATTTTCACCTACTCGTAAATTTACTGGGCACGGTGGTGATAAAAAGGCAACAAGAAGATAGGTAATTGATATGAAAAATAGGGATATAATGGTTGAGGCTGGTTCTAGGGTTTTAAGATCGACTCCTCGCAAATTGAATTTGGTTGCTGATTTAGTACGTAATAAAAAAGTTTCTTTTGCTAATGTACAATTAAGATTTTGTGAAAAAAAGGCTGCTGGTTTTATAATGAAGGTGTTGAATTCTGCAATTGCTAATGCTCAAAATAATTATGGATTGAATATTGATAATTTATATATAAAGGAAATTTTAATAGGTAAGTCCCTTACTTTGCGTAGAGTATATCCAAAAGCTATGGGTAGGGCTAATAGAATGAGTAAATTTTATAGTAATATAACTATAAAATTGAAAGAAATTGTATGATTTATAGAAATGGAAAGTTAATAAGGAAAGTGTAAAAATATGGGACAGAAGGTTAATCCTAAAGTATTTAGATTACAAGTAAATAGTAATACCTGGGATTCTGTTTGGTGTGCTACAGACGATTATAAACAGAAATTGCATCACGATCTATTTATTCGCAGTTATATAAATGAATCCTTTAAGCATGCTGGTATTTCTAAAGTAATTGTAGAGCGTACAGTTAATTTAGTGTCTGTAATAATACATTCTTCTAAGCCTGGAGTTATAATAGGTAAGAAAGGTTTGGATGTTGAGAAGATAAAGCAAAAAATAGCTAAAAAAGTAGAAAGTAGTGTCGAAGTGAATGTAGTAGGAGTTAAAAAGTCTGAAATAGATGCAACTTTAATATCAAGGAGTATTACACATCAGCTAGAAAAAAGGATTTCATGTAGAAGAGCGATGAAAAAAGCTATTCAAAGTTGTTTGAAGATGGGTGCTGAGGGTATTAAAGTAAGTTGCTCTGGGCGTCTTGGCGGAGCTGAAATAGCTCGTACTGAATGGTACAAAGAAGGTCGTTTGCCTTTACACACTTTGCGTGCTAATATAGATTATGCTTTTTGTGAAGCGAAGACTATATGTGGTATTATAGGAGTTAAAGTTTGGGTTTATGTTGGTAGTTAAGGTATATTGAAATGTTTGTTCCCAAAAAGAGTAAGTATAAAAAGGTATTTAAGGGGAGAATCAAGGGTAATGCTAAGGGTGGTAGCACGCTGTCTTTTGGAGATTATGGATTAAAAGCTATGGAAGTAGGTAAGGTTCAGTCTAAGCATATTGAAACTGCAAGGCGCGTAATATCTAGAACGTTAAAACGCTCTGGTAAAGTGTGGATAAGAATTTTTCCTGATACCCCGGTTAGTAAAAAGCCAGCAGATGTACGTATGGGTAAAGGGAAAGGTAGTGTTGAATTTTGGGTATTTAAAGCTAAGCCCGGTAGGGTTTTGTTTGAAATTAGTAGTGATGTTCCCATGCATTTAGCAAGATTGGCGCTTGAAAAAGCGACTGCTAAGCTTCCTATGAAGTGTAAATTTATATCTAATCATAATTGAATGGAGTTGTAATGGATATAGTTAAATTTGAATCAGAATCTTCACAAGGATTACATCAACTTCTTGTGAATTTGAGGAAAGAATTTGTTAATTTGTCTTTTCAAAAAAAGCTTGGCCAGTGCAACAATTTTTCGCGTTTTAGCTTAATAAGAAAGAGCATAGCTCGTAGTCTAACTGTATTAAATAGAAGAAAGAGAGAGGGAAAAAATGCCTAAGAAGGTTTTTTGTGGTGTCGTAACTAATGCTGAGTCTGATAAGACTGTAAAGGTTTCGGTGTTACAAGTGTATAAGGATAGGCTGTATAAAAAAGTTATTAAAAAATACAAGAAGTATACAGCACATGATGAGAATAATAGTTGCAAAAAGGGAGATAGGGTTTTAATACAGGAACATAAGCCTATTTCTGTTACTAAAAAATGGGTTGTTATTAATAGCTAAAAAGGAATAGATATTTATATGATTCAAAAAAATACATTATTAGAAGTAGCTGATAATTCTGGTGCGCGTGCAGTGCTTTGTATTGGCTTGTTAGGTGGTAGGAAATCTGCATCTGTAGGTGATACGATTATTATATCTACTAAGTCTATTAACCCAAAAGGTAAAGTTGAAAAAGGAAAAGTATATAAAGCAGTTGTTGTTAGAGTAAAAAATAGTGTTAAGAAATCTGATGGTTCTGTAATTCGTTTTTCTAGCAATGCTGTGGTTTTAATTAATGATCAAGGTGAACCACTTGGTACTCGGGTGTTTGGTCCAGTAAAAAAGTTATTGTCTGGTTCTTTTATGAAAATAATGTCATTAGCTGATGAGGTTTTATAATGAGTGCTAAAATAAAAAGTGGTGATGATATTATAGTTTTAACTGGTAAAGATAAGAGAAAAATTGGTAAGGTAATCAAAGTTATAATACGTGATGCTAAAAAGAAAGTAGTTGTTTCTGGCGTAAATGTGTGTAAGAGACATACTAAACCAAGAGCTGGTAGTGGTGGTGGTATATTGAATAAAGAGTTAGCTATTGATGTATCTAATGTTGCAATATTGGATCCTAAGTGTAAAACTCCAACTAAAGTAGGATTTAAGATTATAGATGGTAGAAAAGTGCGTTTTGCAAAAGTTTCTGGAGAAGTGATAGATTAGGTTGATATGTTTAAACAATTGTATAAAGATAATATAGTAAAATCCTTAAAGGATAAGTTTAATTACGGCAATGTAATGCAAGTGCCTAAACTTGTCAAGGTGTGTATCAATATGGGCGTTGGAGATGCTGCTACGGACAATAAAGCGATAAATGAGCCATTTGATAATCTACATTTGATTGCTGGGCAAAAGCCTGTGTTAACCTTTGCAAAAAAATCTATTTCTGGTTTCAAAATTAGAAAAGGTGCAACTGTAGGTTGTAAAGTGACTTTGCGTAGGAATAAAATGTATGAATTCTTAGAAAGATTAATATATATTGCTTTGCCAAGGGAAAAAGATTTTAGAGGGTTTAGTGTGAAGCAATTTGATGGTCATGGTAATTTTTCCTTTGGTATCAAGGAGCATATATCATTTTTAGAAATAGACTATGATAAAATAAGTAAAATTAGAGGTATGGATATTAATATTATAACGACTGCAGTTAGTGATAAGGAAGCAAAGGAATTATTACTGGCTCTTAAATTCCCTTTTTTTGATAATTGAGAGAAAATATATATGGCAAAAAAATCCATGATACAGAAGAATCTTCGTAGAATAAAGTTATGTGATCAGTATAGGGAGAGAAGGGAAGAATTAAAATCTATAATGAATAATAAGGATTTATCTATTACAAAAAGGTTTGCAGCTCAAAGTAAGCTGATTAAAAAATTGCCTAGAGATTCTTCTAAAATCAGAATTAGGAATAGATGCGCTTTAACTGGTAGGCCGAGAGCAGTATATAGAAAATTTGGTTTATGTAGGATTGTTTTACGTGATTTGTGTTCTTTTGGACAAGTTCCAGGGGTTACAAAATCTAGTTGGTAAATGTGATATAAGGAGTGTAATAGTGTCGTTATCTGATAGTATTGGTGATTTTTTAACAAGAATACGTAATGCTCAATTGGCAATGCATAGGGAAACAAGAGTCCTATTCTCTAAAGTGAATTCTTCTATATTGAAGATCTTAAAAGAGGAAGGCTATATTCTTAATTATAAAAAGCAAGAGAGTGATAGTGTCCCTTCGCTTGTTGTGCAGTTGAAGTATTATGATAAATCACCTGTGATTAATGATATAGCTAGGGTATCAAAGCCCGGTTGTCGTTATTATTCTAAGTGTAAGGACATTTCTAAAGCATATAATGGTCTTGGAATTTTTATTATATCTACGCCGAAAGGAGTGATGACCGATTATAATGCACGTAGATTAAAAGTTGGTGGAGAAGTTTTGTGTCGTGTATTTTAAATGATAGGAGAAATGTATGTCTCGTATAGGTGCCGCACCTATCAATATTCCTGCTGATCTTTCAGTTGAATATAATGATCGTAGGGTATTAATAAGAAGTGTTAGGGCAGAAAAAGAGCTGAACTTGTGTATTGGCATTCTGTGTCAGATAGTTGATAATCAATTGTTACTTTCTGTTGATCAAGGCAGGGATGATTATGATAAAATAAAATCTATATGGGGCACTTATAGAAATAATATTAATAACATGATTAACGGTATGGTTAATGATTTTTCTGTTGATCTTGAGATTAATGGTGTAGGGTATAAAGCAGAATGTGATGATAAGTATTTGACTTTATATCTTGGTTATAGTCATAATATTAAGTATAAAGTGCCTAAAGAAGTTGAGATTAAGTGTATAAAGCCAACTCATTTAGTGATTCGCGGTATGGATAAGCAAAAAGTCTATATGGTGGCTTCTGATATATGCAAAATTAGAAAATATGATCCTTATAAAGGTAAGGGTATTGTAATAAAAGGCAAATTTATGCTGCGTAAGGTTGTAAATAAAAAGAAGTAATTAAAATGAAAAGATTGCATAATTTTTTAAGTAGCTATGAAAAAAGGAAACTTCGTAATAGAGCGAAGCTCGATAAGAGCGCTGGGCGTTTACGTATATCCATATTTAAGTCTAATAAACATTTTTACGTTCAGTTGATTAACGATGCAAAAGGAACAACCCTAGCTTCTGCTTCTACTTTGGATGATAAAATTAGGAATGTATGTAAAGGTAGGGTCAATGCTGAAACTATAAAACAGGTTTCTTCTTTATTGATTGAGCGTCTGTCTAGTACAAAATTGCAGCAGCGGTTCGTCTTTGATCGGGGGGCATATAAGTATACAGGATTGATTTCTCAATTTGCTGAAGCTTTAAGAAGCTCTGGATTTGAATTTTAGAAGGTTTGAAGTATGGCTGTAAAGAATTTACAAAATAATAATGATTTATCAGAACTTTTGGTTTCAGTCCGAAGGGTAACAACGGTTACTAAAGGTGGTAGAAGATTTTCATTTTCAACTTTGGTTGTTGTTGGTGATGGTAAGGGTAGGGTAGGATGTGGAATAGGTAAACACGCAGAGGTTGCTGAAGCAAGAGTGAAAGCTGTAAATGCTGCAAAGAAGTCGATGATTAGGGTGTACTTACGTGAAGGTAGAACTTTACATCATGATATTAAAGCTAAATTTTGTTCTGGTGAGATAGTTTTAAGAGCTGCAAGAACTGGAACAGGTATTATTGCTGGTGGAGCAATGAGATCGGTTTTTGAGGTATTAGGTATAAAGGATGTGGTAGCTAAGTCTACTAGATCAAATGATCCTCATAATATTATATGTGCAGTATTTAAGGCTTTTGATGTTATGTTATCTCCTCGCCAAGTGGCAGGTAAGAGGGGCAAAAAGATTAGTGAGATAGTTGGAAATAGGTAAAGTATGAATGATGCTGTAAAATTAAATTCTGTATTTACCAAATTATCTAAAAAAAAGAAGCCTAAATTATTAGGTAGAGGTATTGGTTGTGGTAAAGGTAAAACATCTGGTAGGGGGCATAAAGGGCAAAAAGCGAGAAGTGGCGTTTCTATAAATGGTTTTGAAGGTGGACAGCAGTCTATATATACTCGTTTACCTAAAAGAGGTTTTAAGCCTATACGCAAAAACTTATACTCTATATTTAATGTTGGTGATGTACAGTGCTTAATGGAAGCTAAAAAAATAGTCAAGGATTCTATCATAGATAAGGAGCTACTGCATAAATTAGGTTTTATCAGATCTGTTAAAAGTAAAATCAAACTTCTTAATAAGGGTAAATTAAGCGAAAAATTTGTGTTTCATGTTGATTTTGCATCAGAAGCTGCAAAAAGATCTGTAGCTTCAGTTGGTGGTAGTGTAGAAATACTATCGTAAATCATGAACAGTAAATTTGCATTTAATAGTTTGGATTCTACCTTGTTATATAAAAGTGATTTACTAAAGCGTATATTTTTTACGCTAATGGCTTTAGTTTGTTATCGTTTAGGCACTTATGTTCCTATTCCTGGAATTAATCTTGATATAATCAATGATATATTTCCAAAAGAGAGTTCTGGTGTTTTTGGAGTATTTAATTTATTTTCTGGTGGCGCTTTAGCTAGAATGACGATCTTGGCGTTAAATGTTATGCCATACATAGTTGCATCCATAGTTATGCAATTATTGTCTTCTGCCGTTAAAGGAATCAATGAAATTAAAAATGACGGAGAGTTAGGACGTCGAAAGATGAACTCTTATATACGCTATATGACTATAGTGTTTTGTATCTTTCAATCAATTACGATCTTAATAGGGTTAGAAAGAATGAATAGGGAAGGGGTATTAGTTGTAGTTGAACCTGGTATTATGTTTCGTACTATAGGTGTCTTTAGCCTTTTAGGTGGAACTATATTTTTAATATGGCTTGGTGAGCGGATCAGTGTGAGCGGTATAGGCAATGGTATCTCATTAATCATTTTTACCGGCATAACATCTGAATTACATAATGCTTTATCATCTCTGCTAACATTAAATAAAAATGGTAGTATGTCGTTTTTCATTACCCTTTTTGTTATAGCATTGTTTTTTTTACTGCTCCTTTTAGTCATTTTTACAGAATCTTCTTATAGAAAGGTAATTGTTCAATATCCCAAAAAACAGTTTAAAAAATTACATAATGATGATTTTACTTACATTCCATTGAAGATCAATTTATCTGGTGTAATACCAACTATTTTTGCTAACGCAATTCTATTAACGCCTATTTCAATTGCAAATTTCTATAAAGGTCATGCCATTGCTGATTTTATTTTAAATTACTTTATGGCAAATAAAGTGATGTACATTATAACTTACTTAATACTCATAGTACTTTTTAATTTTTTCTATACCAATTTTATATTTAATCCAGAGGAAAATGCTGATTTTCTTAGGAAAAATGGTGGTTTTATTCCTGGTAGAGGGCCTGGAAAACATACTTCTGATTATCTTCAAGATATAGTTTTTAAATTAACATTTATTGGGTCTGCGTATTTGGTGGTAATATGTACTATACCTGAAATTATGAGGTATCATTATGATATACCATTTATTTTTGGTGGGACGAGCTTGCTGATTATAGTTAACGTTATTACTGATACTATTATGCAAGTACAATCTTATGTTTTTTCAAATAGGTACGATAGTTGGATAAAGAAATATGAGTTTAAAACAAGGAGACTAAAGTGATTATTACAATTTTTGGTCCTCCTGGCTCTGGTAAGGGTACTCAGTCCAGTTTGTTAATAGCAAAGTATAATTTTAAATTAGTTTCAGTAGGAGATTTATTAAGGAATATTATATCTAGTGGGAGTAAATTAGGTAAAGGAATAAAGGATACTGTCGAATCTGGTAACTTAATTCAAGATGAAGTTATATGTAAATTATTGTGTGACCAGCTTGCATTAATAGATGGTGATTTTTTGTTAGATGGTTTTCCAAGAAATTTAAATCAAGCTCATTTTTTAACTCAAGTTTTGCAAAAAAGATGCAATAGGGATGTTGATCTTGTAATTGAGTTGCAGCTTGACGATAATATTGCAATTGATAGATTAAAAGATCGTCTTACTTGTTTGGATTGTAAAAGTATATATAGTATATCTTCTTTTAAAAATACTACTTGTGCTAAATGTAAAAGTACGAGATTGGAGAAGAGAATTGATGATGCTAATATGCTTGCAATTAATAAGAGGATAAGAGAATATCATTTTCAGATGAAGGGTTTGCGCGAGTATTATAAGTGCAAGTTGTTAACAATTAATGCTAATTTGAGTGTTGATAGAGTAATGCAAGAGATTGAAAGTAAAATTTCTTGTAATTTGATTTGACTATAAGTTGTTTTATGGTATAAATTAAGAGTTATTATTAATAAAGTATCGAGGTATCAGTGGCACGTATTGCAGGCATAAATGTTCCGGTCAAGAAGTGTATTCCTTTTGCATTAACTTATATACATGGTATAGGTATTACTACTGCGAATATAATTTGTCGTAGCTGTAAAATTGATGAGCGTAAGCGTGTTTCAGAATTACAAGATGAAGATATAGAGAAAATTAGTAGTTTTATTAGGCAAAAATATGTCATAGAGGGTGAGCTCAGAAAAAAAGTGGCTATGGATATAAAATCTTTAATAGAAATCGGTTGCTATAGAGGATTAAGGCATAGAAAAGGTTTGCCTTTGAGAGGACAAAGAACCCATACTAATGCTAAAACTCGTAAAGGCAGATCTAAATTGCCTATTGCTGGAAAAAAATAAAATTTGTTATTATCGTGAATTTTTATGAAAAAAGTTAAAACGGTTGGTAAGAATACAAAAAAGTTTATTACTGGTATTGCCCATATTCGTGCAACTTTTAATAATACTTTTGTAAATGTGACTGATGTTTGTGGTAATACGCTTTACCAGACTTCTGTTGGTGCATGTGGTTTTTCTGGTTCGAGAAAATCCACACCTTATGCTGCAGGTAAGGTTGCCGATTCTGCTGCGAAGAAAGTAGTAGAGAGATTTGGTATGAAGGTTGTTTCTGTAATAATTCGTGGTCCTGGTTTTGGTGCAGAAGCTGCAGTTAAAGCACTTCGGAATTGTGGATTGACTGTCACTTCAATTGCAGATAAAACGGCGATACCTCATAATGGGTGTAGATTAAGGAAAAAAAGAAGAGTATAGGATATTTGAAAGGTTTTTGTATGTATTATAGTGATAATGTTTCTTTCTATGGAAATTTAGATAGGTTAATTAAGCCTAATGCGACTAAGGTAATATCAGGTGATTCAAGTAAAAAAAGTGATATAGTTCTAGAACCTTTGGAAAGTGGTTTTGCTTTAACGTTGGGTCATGCATTAAGGCGTGTAATGTTATCTTCTCTTCGCGGCAATGCTGTTTATGGAATAAAAATTGAAGGCGTGAATCATGAATTTACTTCGATCCAAGGAGTTAGGGAAGACATAACTGATATAGCATTAAATATCGGCATGTTGAGATGTAAGTTAAATAACACGTCTAATAAGTGCTTAAATTTGAGCGCTAAAGGGCCTTGTCAAGTATTAGCTGGAATGATAGAAACTGATGACCAATGCTCTATTGTTAATAAAGATTTGGTGATATGTACACTAGGTCAAGATGTAGAGCTTAACATTACTATATATGTTGCTAGTGGAAAAGGTTATCTTCCTGTAAGTAAATATAAAGAAAATGAATGTTTAAAGTTTATGAATGAACAAGATTTAATTGGCTTTATTCCAGTTAATGCTTTATATAGTCCTGTCGAGAGGGTTTCGTATAAAGTAGAGAATAGTCGTGTTGGTCAAGTTACTGATAAAGATAAGCTGACATTGTCAATTGAAACTGATGGTACAATCTCTCCAAGTCAAGCTATTGACTATGCTGCAAGAATATTACAGGAGCAATTTCAGCCTTTTATTAGTTCTGATATGAATTATAAAAAATCGCAGGCTTCTTTGTCTAGTGGTGCTAAAGGTTTAGAGTATGATCCTGTTCTATTGCGTAAAGTAGATGAAATGGAATTATCTGTTAGGTCTCATAACTGTCTGAAAAATGAAAGTATCATTTATATAGGTGATCTTGTGCAAAAGACGGAAGTTGAAATGTTAAGAACTTCTAATTTTGGCCGAAAATCTTTGACTGAAATCAAGGCAATTTTAAATAATTTAGGTTTGTCTTTGGGTATGAATATACCAAATTGGCCGCCTAAGAATATAGATGAACTGGCTAAACAACATACTGATGAGGATTAGGTAGTATATGAAACATGGAATAAAGAA
Proteins encoded:
- the rpsN gene encoding 30S ribosomal protein S14; amino-acid sequence: MAKKSMIQKNLRRIKLCDQYRERREELKSIMNNKDLSITKRFAAQSKLIKKLPRDSSKIRIRNRCALTGRPRAVYRKFGLCRIVLRDLCSFGQVPGVTKSSW
- the rpsH gene encoding 30S ribosomal protein S8, which encodes MSLSDSIGDFLTRIRNAQLAMHRETRVLFSKVNSSILKILKEEGYILNYKKQESDSVPSLVVQLKYYDKSPVINDIARVSKPGCRYYSKCKDISKAYNGLGIFIISTPKGVMTDYNARRLKVGGEVLCRVF
- the rplF gene encoding 50S ribosomal protein L6, which encodes MSRIGAAPINIPADLSVEYNDRRVLIRSVRAEKELNLCIGILCQIVDNQLLLSVDQGRDDYDKIKSIWGTYRNNINNMINGMVNDFSVDLEINGVGYKAECDDKYLTLYLGYSHNIKYKVPKEVEIKCIKPTHLVIRGMDKQKVYMVASDICKIRKYDPYKGKGIVIKGKFMLRKVVNKKK
- the rplR gene encoding 50S ribosomal protein L18 — its product is MKRLHNFLSSYEKRKLRNRAKLDKSAGRLRISIFKSNKHFYVQLINDAKGTTLASASTLDDKIRNVCKGRVNAETIKQVSSLLIERLSSTKLQQRFVFDRGAYKYTGLISQFAEALRSSGFEF
- the rpsE gene encoding 30S ribosomal protein S5, which produces MAVKNLQNNNDLSELLVSVRRVTTVTKGGRRFSFSTLVVVGDGKGRVGCGIGKHAEVAEARVKAVNAAKKSMIRVYLREGRTLHHDIKAKFCSGEIVLRAARTGTGIIAGGAMRSVFEVLGIKDVVAKSTRSNDPHNIICAVFKAFDVMLSPRQVAGKRGKKISEIVGNR
- the rplO gene encoding 50S ribosomal protein L15, whose product is MNDAVKLNSVFTKLSKKKKPKLLGRGIGCGKGKTSGRGHKGQKARSGVSINGFEGGQQSIYTRLPKRGFKPIRKNLYSIFNVGDVQCLMEAKKIVKDSIIDKELLHKLGFIRSVKSKIKLLNKGKLSEKFVFHVDFASEAAKRSVASVGGSVEILS
- the secY gene encoding preprotein translocase subunit SecY; the protein is MNSKFAFNSLDSTLLYKSDLLKRIFFTLMALVCYRLGTYVPIPGINLDIINDIFPKESSGVFGVFNLFSGGALARMTILALNVMPYIVASIVMQLLSSAVKGINEIKNDGELGRRKMNSYIRYMTIVFCIFQSITILIGLERMNREGVLVVVEPGIMFRTIGVFSLLGGTIFLIWLGERISVSGIGNGISLIIFTGITSELHNALSSLLTLNKNGSMSFFITLFVIALFFLLLLLVIFTESSYRKVIVQYPKKQFKKLHNDDFTYIPLKINLSGVIPTIFANAILLTPISIANFYKGHAIADFILNYFMANKVMYIITYLILIVLFNFFYTNFIFNPEENADFLRKNGGFIPGRGPGKHTSDYLQDIVFKLTFIGSAYLVVICTIPEIMRYHYDIPFIFGGTSLLIIVNVITDTIMQVQSYVFSNRYDSWIKKYEFKTRRLK
- a CDS encoding adenylate kinase family protein produces the protein MIITIFGPPGSGKGTQSSLLIAKYNFKLVSVGDLLRNIISSGSKLGKGIKDTVESGNLIQDEVICKLLCDQLALIDGDFLLDGFPRNLNQAHFLTQVLQKRCNRDVDLVIELQLDDNIAIDRLKDRLTCLDCKSIYSISSFKNTTCAKCKSTRLEKRIDDANMLAINKRIREYHFQMKGLREYYKCKLLTINANLSVDRVMQEIESKISCNLI
- the rpsM gene encoding 30S ribosomal protein S13 codes for the protein MARIAGINVPVKKCIPFALTYIHGIGITTANIICRSCKIDERKRVSELQDEDIEKISSFIRQKYVIEGELRKKVAMDIKSLIEIGCYRGLRHRKGLPLRGQRTHTNAKTRKGRSKLPIAGKK
- the rpsK gene encoding 30S ribosomal protein S11, whose amino-acid sequence is MKKVKTVGKNTKKFITGIAHIRATFNNTFVNVTDVCGNTLYQTSVGACGFSGSRKSTPYAAGKVADSAAKKVVERFGMKVVSVIIRGPGFGAEAAVKALRNCGLTVTSIADKTAIPHNGCRLRKKRRV
- a CDS encoding DNA-directed RNA polymerase subunit alpha — translated: MYYSDNVSFYGNLDRLIKPNATKVISGDSSKKSDIVLEPLESGFALTLGHALRRVMLSSLRGNAVYGIKIEGVNHEFTSIQGVREDITDIALNIGMLRCKLNNTSNKCLNLSAKGPCQVLAGMIETDDQCSIVNKDLVICTLGQDVELNITIYVASGKGYLPVSKYKENECLKFMNEQDLIGFIPVNALYSPVERVSYKVENSRVGQVTDKDKLTLSIETDGTISPSQAIDYAARILQEQFQPFISSDMNYKKSQASLSSGAKGLEYDPVLLRKVDEMELSVRSHNCLKNESIIYIGDLVQKTEVEMLRTSNFGRKSLTEIKAILNNLGLSLGMNIPNWPPKNIDELAKQHTDED